The window TTATATTTCCCATTATTATAAATAATAATTGCTTGGCAAAAATAAAAAAAATTAGGATTGGATATTTAGAAGCAGGCCAATTTTGGGCTTATGATGGTATTTATAATGCTTTTAAGCAAAGCTTAAAAGAAAAGGGATGGGGAAATAAGATAGAATTCCCACCAAATGCACATTTTAGTCCGGGCTGGGAGCCAGAGCATGTTCCTGAATATGAACAAAGAGCAAGAGAATTAATGGAAAGAAAGGATATTGATTTTGTTATTGCTATGGGTACTGCTGCAACACAAGCTCTTTTAAAGGTAAATAATGGTAAAAAGCCTATTTTAGCCATGGGTGTTGCTGATCCACTGGCATCTGGTTTTATTAAGAGTTATCATGATTCAGGTATAGATAATTTTACAATAAGGGTTGTTCCCAATAGGTGGAAAATAATGTTTGAAATTTTTTATGATGTGGTTCATTTTAAAAAATTAGGCATTATGTATTCTGATACAAAAACTGGTAGAGTATATGCAAATTTAAAAGATGCTAGAGAAGTTGCAAAAGAAAAAGGATTTAAGTTAATTGAGTATAATAAATTAAGCACAGCAGAAGAATTATGTGAATGTGATAAAGGTCTTGATTATCTTATCTCTAAAGGTATAGATGCTTTTTTTATTTCTTCACTAGTTTGTTTTGATTGGACTAAAAGCGATGTACAAAAACTAATGAATAAACTTATTAAAAATAAAATTCCTACTTTTGCTAGAGACGGTTCATCTTATGTACAGGCAGGAGCATTGATGGGATTTTCTTCTATGGATTTTTCTGCAATGGGTGACTTTTTAGCTAATATGGCTATCCAAATTTTTAAAGGCAAAAAGCCAAGAGATGTAAATATGATAGACAGACCTTCTCCTAAAATAGCTGTTAATTTGGAAACTGCCTTAAAAATAGGTTTTGACTTTCCTGTAACGATTTTAATAGCTTCTGATGAGATCTATGATAAAATTATTTTACCATCCAATAGGAAATTTAAATAAAAAATAATATATGAAACAAAATAGGTGGATAGTTTTAATAATTATTTTTCTTTTTTTTATATTAACTTTAGGATTTAATTCTTTTTTAACAATTTCTTCATTTAGAAAAAACAATTTATCTAATTATTTTTCTTTAGCTGAAACTATTGGAAAACGAATAAAGTCTGATATTGAAACAGGTCTTATTTTTGGGAAAGAGTTAACAACTTTCTATGGTTTAAAAAAAATACTTTATAAATATTTATCAAAAGATCTATTCATATCTAATATTTATGTATGTGATAAAAATTTTCATTTAATAAAATATATCAACGAAATTAATAAAAATGAATTAGAGCTAATTAAGAAAGATAAATGCTATGAATATACTTCAAAGAAAATAATTTTTAATAATTACTATCTTTTAATTTTTCCAATTTATAAAAATAATTATATAAAAGGATACTTAATTTTAAAATTAAGTAAATGGTTGAATAAAATTTCAGAATCTATATTTTATAGTCAGATACGTATTATTCTTATTTTATCCATATTTTCTTTTATCATTTTAGTGTTGTTTTTAAATAATATTTTTAAAAGGAAAGTTTTAGGAAAAGTTGAAAATAAAGTTAATATTGGTATTTTTTTAATTATTATCTCTACTCAAATAATATATGCTTTTATTAGCACATATCAATATCAAAACAAATTATCTACTACAATAGAAAAAAAGCTTTTATTTATCCATGAAACTCTAAGTAGCGATTTTCAATTTTTATTGAATAAGGGTGTTTCTTTGTCCCATGTTAGTGGTATTTATACGTATTTAAATAATATTTTAAAAGTTAATAAAGAGGTAGGCTCTATTATTATTGATAACAATAAACAATCAATTTTTTGTGTAAATCGTGATTTAAAAAATAATGGTATATTAAAAAAAATAAGTTTTTTAAATTTTAAATTTTCTAAACCATTATTTAAAAATGGAAAAAAAATAGGTAATATTGTTTTAATAAGTAATCCATCTTTTATTTTAGAACAAATTATAGATGTTTATTTAGATGCTATTACATTATTAATTTTATGTTTTATCTTTTTAGGAGAATTAAATCATATTTTCATTCCTATTTTATGGGATAGATTAAATAAATTTAAGGATGTTAAATCTTTTAATATTAATATCCAAAGATTCTTTAGAGTTGCTGCATTTTTATTCTTTTTTGCGTATGATATGCCATTATCATTTATTCCTATCTATATGGAAAATTTCCCTGCCATTAACTCTCTATTTCCTAAAGATATCTGGTTGAGTTTACCTATCACTTTAGAAATGTTATTTGCCACTTTAACTACTTTAGTTGGGGGTTTTATTATAGATCGTTATGGTTGGAAAAAAGTATTTTATATTGGAACTATATTTAGTTCAAGTGGTTTATTTTTAGCTGCTTTATATGCTAATTTATTGGTGTATTTATTTTCACGTTCTCTTGCAGGAGCAGGATTGGGGCTTATTTTAATTTCCTTACAGTCTTTTATAGTGAATGTTTTAGATAAAGAGCGGTCATCTGGTATTGCTAATATGTTTGCAGGAGTTTTGGCTGGAAGTTTATGTGGTAATGTTGTAGGTGCTATGTTAGCCGAGCGTTCTAGTTTTAAAATTGTATTCTATGTAGCTAGTTGTTTAATTCTTTTATCTATATTATATTTATTTTTTATTTTTAAAAATTTTAAAAATAAAGAAACAAATGTTTCCTTAGTGCAACAATATACTTTATTTAATAACTGGAAGAAATATTTTTTTGATTTAAAGACAATTGGTTTGATTTTATTTATAGCTATTCCTATAACAATTACTTTAGTAGGTGTATTATACTATATAACTCCTTTGTATCTAAAAAAAATAGGTATGTCTCAAGGTAATATCGGAAGAGTTTTGATGATTTATGGACTATGTATTATTTATTTAGGACCTATTTTTTCATCTTTGATAGATAAGATGAAAAATAAATTTTTTATAGTTATATTATCAGGATTAATATCAGCTTGCTCTTTACTCCCTTTAATAGTTTTTAAAGGGGTAGGAGGAGTTATCAGTTCGGTAATATTAGTTGGTGTGGCTAATGCATGTGCGTCTGCATGTTTGATTGTATTTTTTTTAGAAATAACGTCTAATATAAAAGTAACAGAACAGCAGAAAGTTAGTTTTTTTAGAACATTGGAAAGAACTGGGCAAATTATAGGATCTTTTATTTTTGCTAATTTAATAGTATGGTTTGGGTTTTATAGAGGGTTAGAGTATTTATTTATTTTTTTGTTGTTATGTATTGTTTTTTATTTGATATTCTGTTTATATAGAAAAAAAGTATTTTATTATGAATAAAAAATTTTACATATCTATTCTTCATTTAGAGGATGTTGATAAACTTTGTAATTTGATTTATTCTAATTTTGGACAAAGTTATCCAGATAAAGAATTTTATGATAGTACTATATTAAGAAAAGTTATACAAAAAGGTTCTTTGATACCTATTGTTGTGAAATATAAGGATAAATTAGTAGGTCATTTAGCTTTAAGAAAAAGAAAATTACAAAACATATACTATGCAGGAAGTGCTGTTGTAGATCGTCAATATAGAGGTAAAGGATTATTAACAAAACTAATGAGTTTTGCTTTATCTTATTTGAAAAAAAAGGATATATGGGGATTTTATGGAGAACCTATTACTTCTAATAATTTTTCTCAAAGGGCAAGTAAATTAGTTGGAGGTAAAGAAGTAGGTGTTTTTTTGAGACGGGTACTTCCTGTTGTAAAATTTGTAGAAAGTCCTAAGAAAAAATGGGGAAATACTGTAATTTTTTTTTATCCAGCTTATTCTTTGAGCAATTGTTCTTTTCAAATTATTTCAAGTTTATATGATAATATTATTGAAGAAATTTTTTATAACCTTGAGATAAAGCATATTAAGTTTAGAAAAGAAGGTTACTTGGGAAATAAAAATAATTATACTGTGAGAATAGAAAAGAATTGGAAGATTGGAGAGCTATTAGTGGAGAATTTAACTACAATAGATGATATTTTTTGGGAAAAAAAAATAAAATTTTTAAATAATTATGCTCATAGTGCAGTATATCTCAATTTATCTCATTGTTTTTTAAATGAATGGATAAATATTTTAAAAAGTAATAAATATTTTTTTGCAGGTATTATTCCTTTATTTTTTAAAACAGGTAGTGCTTTAGTAATGCAGCGAATACAACAATTTGATTTTATTACTAAAAATTATTTTGTTACAAATTTTGGAGAAAGGTTATATTATTGGTGTATGAAAGATGGAAAAAATTTTATTACTTAGAATTATTTTTATTTAACTTATCTAATCCAATAGATATGGTTAAGATATTTTTATTATTAGAATATTGATAGTCAATTTTTTTAGAGAATTGTTTTACCAAGACAATTCCTAGTCCTCCAGGCAAAATATCTTCTATAGAGTCGTTTCCAGATATAGGCTTAGATTTATATTCTAGCGGGTTGAAGGGGATACCTTGATCCTTAAAAGTTATATAAATAGTATCTTTTGTAATTTTTAACTCTAGTTCTAGTGGGCCAGGATCGTTGTTGGGATAGGCATAATTACATATATTTAAAATTATTTCTTCTAAGATTAGATTGATATTATTTATATAATTTTTATCAATGTTTTCTTTTTCAAGAACTTTATTAATATCGTGAGTTATCTTAATTGCTTTATCATATATAGCCACAGAATGGAAAATATAGTTACTCTTATATGTTGTTTCAGATTTCTTCAATTGCATCCTCCAGAGTGTTAAAAACTGGAAATATAGCATTAAATCCAGATATCTTAAAAACATCAGATACCATTGGTTGAAGATTACAAAATAGATACTTTCCATTATTGGATTTAATTTTTTTCCCTATGGATAAAATACTTCTAAGTCCTGCTGAGCTTATATATTCTAAGTCATTCAAATCAATAATCATTTTATTATGGCCTTCTACTATAAAAGAGCGACATTTTTCTTCATATAAAGGAGCAGTAGAGGCATCTAGTCTTCCAGATACCTTTACAATAATAAATTTTTTTTTGTCTATTTTTTTTATTTCCATTAACTCCCCCTTTTATTTTTTTATTCTTATTTAGAATCTAAAAGCTTTACTCTAGTGAAATTGTATTGATTTACCATCAAAAATCTTTTAGAAAAAAAAATATCTTTTGGCAAGGATAGGATTAATGAGGGATAAAATTATTTCTTTAAAATGGAAAATTGTTTTTCCTCTAGTTATTTTGTTTGTTATAATGGCCGCGATTATAGTTTTTCTTTCATCTGATATGACTAGTAGGGCTATGTTTAATCTTAGTGAAGAACAGGCAAACAATGTTCTTTATCTTGTGAATATTAACATTAATTCTATGTATAAAAACCTTCTTTCTTCTAAAATAGAAACTATTCTTAATACAAAGAAAATTATTCGTTTTATGAATCAGGATATTTATAATTATTTATCTACAAATGGATATAAAAAGAATAGTTTTAAAAATATTGAATATGAAGTATTCAATAAATATGAAATAATTGGCGACTATAATATATTTTCTTTTATTATGAAAGATAATCACTTAGTATATTCTAGTAATAAAAAAATAGATTTTATTAAAATTAGTAATATACAAGACTTAAAGGGAAGAAAAATAATAGATATATTTCATGATATTAATACACATCGTAAAAGTGAATTTATAATATTTAAATATAATAATAGGTTTGTTGTTGGATTCATAAAGTTTTATGATTCTAAATATATTATATCTGTTTTTATAGACTGCGATGATATAATTAAAGAAATAGAAAAGCAAAAGAATATAATGATAAGTAATATTGTGCAAAATATGGCAAAAATTAATATAGCTAAAAGTGGTTATTTATATATACTAAATGATGAAGGAAATGTTATTTTCCCTTTATCTTCTATTAAATCCTATAATAATTTTAAATTTAAAATAAAGCCATTTATTTTAGCCAATATTAAAAAGAATGAAGGTGTAAATAAATTTAATTTTATCGTTAAGTCAGATAAAATTAACAAATATTATATTACATCTATTTTCTTTAAACCGTTAAAGTGGTATGTAGGGGCTGTTATTCCAATAAAAGAAATAGTTTCTCCAGGTAAAAAATTAGTTAAAATTCAGGCATTAGTTGTTTTGTTAGTATTTTTTATTAGTTTAGTTTTTATAATTATGTTTATTTCTAGAGTTACTAATCCTATAAAAAAATTGGCTGAATTTACTTCAGTAGTAGCAACACATGATTTTACTAAAGGTGAAATAGAGTTATCTGATACTTTAATTCTTAATAAAAAAAGAAAAGATGAAATAGGTTTATTAACTGAATCTTTTATTAAAATGCATAAAGAATTAGCTTCCAATATTAAAAGATTATTAACAGTTACTGCAAACCAAGAAAGATTAGAAAGTGAATTGAGGATAGCTCGGCAAATTCAGATGGGCATTTTACCCTCACCTGAACCCAAGCCCCCGCTTTTAGATTTAGACTTCCATGCTTATTTAAAACCAGCTAGAGAAGTAGGAGGAGATTTATTTCATTACTTTTTTATAGATGATGAGCGTATTTGTTTTGCGGTTGGAGATGTTTCAGATAAAGGAGTTCCTGCTGCTTTTTTTATGGCTATGACTATGACATTATTAAAAAATACAGCCATGTCTGGAGGAAGTATTGGAGAAATTGTTTCCAGAGTGAATAATGAACTTGCCCAAAATAATCCTAATAATATGTTTGTTACTTTATTTGTAGGTATTTTAAATGTTAAAACTGGATATTTAGAATATACAAATGCAGGACATAACCCAACGTTATACATACCATATAAAGGAAGAGCAGTGTTTTTAAGAGAGATTAGTGGTCCAGTTGTAGGAGCAATGGAAGGGCTTAAATATAAAACTTTTTACCTCCAACTTTATCCAAAAGATTTATTGTTCTTATATACAGATGGAGTAACAGAGGCTATGGATATTAACAAAAATTTGTATGGAGAAGATAGATTATATAATTTATTAGTTGAAAATTCTAAAGCTCTTTATTCAAATGATATTATTAATATTGTATGTAATGATTTAAAAGATTTTGTTGGCAAAGCAGAACAATCTGATGATATTACTATGATGGTATTACGCTGGGATAAAGAGACTAATTAGCTTTTTTGAATTCTAATACTCTTATGTATTTATGAAATCCATAAAAAAATGCGTTTAAAGAAAGAATAAAACCAGCTTTTCCATCTAAAAAGCCTAGTTTTAAAAAATAAATTTTCATAAATCTGGCTAGGCCATGTCCAAGGGCCTTTATTACTCCAGACGATATATTTTTTTCTGCCATGTCTTTTGCTGCTTCTTGGGTATAGTAGTTTATTTTTTCCATATGGTGGAAAAGATTTTCATAAGGATAATGTATTATATGACCTTTTAATTTTAATGTATCTCCACTTACTCGAAAACCATAATGTGGTCCCGAAGTATATAATGATGTTTTTGGGAGATAAAAAACTCTCAACAAATAATCTGGATACCATCCACAATGCTTAATAAATCTATCAAAATAAAATGATTTTCTTGGACAAAAAAAACCAGCATATTTTTTATCATTATGATGAAGGTTGTGTTTTATTTCTTCTTGTAATTCAGGAGATAAAATTTCGTCTTGATCTAATGAGATAACCCAATCTGTATGAATATGTTTAAAAGCAAATTCAAATTGTTTGGCAGGACCTTTCCATGAGTTTATAATAACTCTTGCCCCATTTTTTTGTGCAATTTCAACGGTTTTATCTTGGCTATTTGAATCTATAACTAAAATTTCTTTGCAAAAGGATAGACTTTGAATACATTGCTTTAAATATTTTTCGCCATTATAAGTTAAAATTAGTCCTGTACAATTTAGCATTTACATTCCTTTAAAATGGTTTTGACTGCTAAAATTACATCATTGATATCTTTGTCAGTTAATTTTGCAGACAAAGGTAAACTTAAGGTTTGTCTCCCTATTGTCATGGCGTTTGGATAATCTTCTGGTTTCCATCCAAATTTTTGTTGATAAAAAGGATGCTCTGGTATGCTAAGATAATGGACTCCAGATCCTATGTTGTGTTTATTAAGAGCATTTAAAAAATTATCCCTGTTAATATTAGCTTTTTTTTCGTCAATTAAAATTGTGAAAAGATGATAGGCTGGTTTTATATAATCTGGGAATGGGTTTGGAAGGGTTATTGGTAAATCAGAAAAAGCATCTAAATATATTTCCCAAATTTTTTTTCTTTTTTTCCAAAATATATTAACTCGTTTTAATTGGTGGATTCCAATAGCAGCTTGAATGTCCATCATATTATATTTATAGCCACATTCTACTACCATATAATGTTTATATCCTTCATCAGAGAACCTTCTCCATGCGTCTGCACTCATTCCATGTAAAGCTAATATTTTTATCCGCTTTGCAAGTTGGGAATGATGTGTTATAATCATTCCACCTTCACCAGTGATAATATTTTTCGTTACATAAAAACTAAAGCACCCAAAGTCGCCAAATGTTCCACAAGGTTTGTTTTTATATTCAGCTTCTATAGCATGAGCGCAATCTTCAATTACTTTAAGATTATATTTTTTAGCTAAGGATAATATTTTATCCATCTCACAAGGTCGGCCTGCAAAGTGTACAGGTAAAATAGCTTTGGTTTTAGGCGTGATTTTTTCTTCAATAAGATCTGGGTTTAGATTAAAAGTTTTTTTATCTACATCTACTAATACAGGTGTTGCTCCTGCGTGAATTATGGCATTAATAGTAGCACAGAATGTTAAAGGTGTGGTAATAACTTCATCTCCAGGTCCTATGTCAGCCGCAATTAAACTTAAATGTAAGGCTGCAGTACAAGAGTTTACTGCTATAGCATAAGGAATTTTTTTAAATTGTTTAAAATTTTTTTCAAATTGGGCTACTTTGGGCCCTGTCCCTAGCCAACATGTTCTTAGACTATGTATAACTTCTTGGATTTCCTCTTCTCCTATGTAGGGAGATCCAAAAACTAAAAAATTTTTTTTTGAGCGAATAGATGACATTTAGTTATTCCTTATTTTTTATTAATTATTGAAGGTAATTCTATTTTTAATTGCTTCTAAAATATCTTTGAATACAATTTCTGGCTCATTATTTCCATTTATAACTATAATTCTTTCTTTATGTAAGGCAGCCCAAGTGAGATAGCCTTCTCTAATTTTTGTATGAAATTCTAAACTTTCAGCCTCAAATCTACCTTCTTCTCGGGATATTTTGTCTTCTAAATTTCTAGCCAAAGCTCGCTTGAGTCCTATCTCTACAGGTAAATCTAGAAGAATAGTAAGGTCTGGATTTAGTTTATTAGTTGCAAGCTCATTTAATAAATGTAAGATATTCGGATCTATTCCTCTTCCATATCCTTGATATACTACAGTAGAATCAGTATATCTATCTGAAATTACTATAGATCCTTCTTCTAAAGCAGGTTTTATAATTTGATGTACATGTTGAGAACGGTCAGCTAAATATAAAAAAAGTTCTGTTTCTTTAGTGATGTCTTGACTTTCCATGGATAAAAGAATTTTTCTTAAAGTTATACCTAAATTGCTCCCACCAGGTTCTCTTGTGAGAAGAACTTTTTTGCCTAGGGATTCTAAATACTCTTTTAATTTTTGGGCTTGAGTGGTTTTTCCACACCCTTCTATTCCTTCAAAGGTAATAAACATTGATTTACCCTCTTTGTTGGATTATTTGTTGAATATTCTTCATTATTACTTGGGGTTTTTTTAGGAAAATAAATTGCCCTTCCTAAACTTCGATTATATTCTGACCAAAAGGATTCATCTGTATCCTCTTTAGATAGAGATTGCATAATATTTACTTTTGAATCTATGTTGTCTGCAAAATGAAGTAAAAGTGCTTCTATAGTTTTTGGTCTTTTAGGTGAACCAAATTCTAATTCACCGTGATGGGATAAAATTAAGTGTTTTAAGTGTAGAATTAGGTCATATTCGGATGTTTCAAAAGGAGCAAAAAATGGTTGAAGTTTTTCCAAACCTAAGAAAATATGTCCTAATAGTTGGCCTTCGTCTGTATAATTTCTTTCTATTGATTGAGATATTTCATATGCTTTTCCTAAATCATGGAGAGCTGCTCCTAATAAAACTATTTCTTTATCCACAAAAGAATAGATTTCACATAATTTAAGACATATTTTGCATACAGAAAGAGTATGTTCTAGTAATCCACCAATATAGGCATGGTGAATTTTTTTACCGCCAGAAGCAGTTAGAAGCAGATTTTGGATTTCTGGGTCTGAAAATATAGCTTTAGCAAGTTTTTTCCATAAAGGATATTTTAATTCTTTAAATAAAATATCTTTTAACTCTGCTAGAAGTTTTTCAGGAGGTACTTTGCTTGTAGGTAGGAAATCAGCTAAGTTTATTTCTGTTTGGGGGAGAATTTCTAAATATTCTATATTTATTTGTAGCTGTTGTTTGAAACTTTGTACTTGTCCTTTTACAAAGACAAAATCTCCATTTTTTATTTGAGAATAATTTTGACTTAAAGGACTCCATATACGAGCTGAGATTTGTCCTGTTTTATCTTGTAGAGTTAAGTTCCAAAAGGGACCGTTTTGAGCTTGTGATTTTTGAGATGAGACTACTACAAAAATATCTTCTAATTTTTCTGAATTTTTTAACTCTTGAATGAATTTTTTTTTCTCTTTCATAGTTGCGTATTTTTTAGGCCTGGATTAAACATAAAGTGTTTTTGACCTTTGTTCTTTATAATTTTTAGACGAGGTTGGCTTAAAGAGCAAGTTTTATCTTAAAAAGAGCGAGGATACAATGGTTAAAAAAAAGGGAAAAACTATTGTTACAGTTTACTCTGCTTGGTGTAAGGGATGTGGAATTTGTGTGGCTTTTTGTCCTGGTAAAGTCCTAGAGTTTGATGAGCATGGCAAAGCTTATCCTGCTCATATGGAAGAGTGTATAAACTGTGGATTTTGTGAACTTCACTGTCCTGATTTTGCCATTTCAGTTCGTCCCAAAAAGGATGAAAAATGTATAGATGAAATGGTAAAAAATAAAGATTTGAAAAAATAGGTAGGGATTTATGGCTAGAAAACCAAAGAAAAAAGAAATTTTTGCCCTTGGTAATGAAGTTGTCGTAGAAGGAGCACTACTTGCGGGATGCACTTTTTTTGCGGGTTATCCTATAACTCCTTCTACAGAGATTGCAGAAGGTATGGCAGCGCGGCTTCCTTTAATTGAGGATGGTGTTTTTGTGCAAATGGAAGATGAGATTGCTAGTCTCGGAGCAGTTATTGGTGCTTCTTTGGCAGGAAGAAAAGCAATGACAGCGACTTCAGGACCAGGATTTTCTCTTATGCAAGAGCATATTGGCTATGCTTGTATGGCAGAAGTACCTTTAGTGATTGTTAATGTTATGCGTGGAGGACCTTCTACTGGCTTACCTACTAATCCTGCGCAGGGTGATGTCCAACAAGCAAGATGGGGAACACATGGAGATCATCCTATTATTGTACTTTCTGCTTGTGATGTGCAAGATTGTTTAAATATGACTATAACGGCTTTTAATTTTGCGGAAAAATATAGGACTCCTGTAATTCTTTTGCTAGATGAAATTACTGCTCATACAAGAGAAAAAATTGTTCTACCAAGATCAGATGAGTTAACTATTTTAAACAGAACAACTCCGGCTATGCCTCCAGAGTGGTATGTTCCTTATGAAGAGACAATGCGAGGAGTACCTCCAATGCCTCCTTTGGGTTCTGGGTATCGCTATCATGTTACAGGACTAACTCATGATGAACATGGTTATCCTACTAGTAAGAAAAG is drawn from Desulfonauticus submarinus and contains these coding sequences:
- a CDS encoding 4Fe-4S dicluster domain-containing protein produces the protein MVKKKGKTIVTVYSAWCKGCGICVAFCPGKVLEFDEHGKAYPAHMEECINCGFCELHCPDFAISVRPKKDEKCIDEMVKNKDLKK
- a CDS encoding 2-oxoacid:acceptor oxidoreductase subunit alpha, which encodes MARKPKKKEIFALGNEVVVEGALLAGCTFFAGYPITPSTEIAEGMAARLPLIEDGVFVQMEDEIASLGAVIGASLAGRKAMTATSGPGFSLMQEHIGYACMAEVPLVIVNVMRGGPSTGLPTNPAQGDVQQARWGTHGDHPIIVLSACDVQDCLNMTITAFNFAEKYRTPVILLLDEITAHTREKIVLPRSDELTILNRTTPAMPPEWYVPYEETMRGVPPMPPLGSGYRYHVTGLTHDEHGYPTSKKSEVNALMHRLFRKIDQFFYDIHLVETIEVEDAEEVIIAYGCVARSAKLAVQKAREDGHKVGLLILKTLFPFPRPYVEKLARQCKKIIVPEMNMGQISREVKRVNNGRTQIITLNRVDGQIITPLEILKKVYKG
- a CDS encoding 3'-5' exoribonuclease YhaM family protein, giving the protein MKEKKKFIQELKNSEKLEDIFVVVSSQKSQAQNGPFWNLTLQDKTGQISARIWSPLSQNYSQIKNGDFVFVKGQVQSFKQQLQINIEYLEILPQTEINLADFLPTSKVPPEKLLAELKDILFKELKYPLWKKLAKAIFSDPEIQNLLLTASGGKKIHHAYIGGLLEHTLSVCKICLKLCEIYSFVDKEIVLLGAALHDLGKAYEISQSIERNYTDEGQLLGHIFLGLEKLQPFFAPFETSEYDLILHLKHLILSHHGELEFGSPKRPKTIEALLLHFADNIDSKVNIMQSLSKEDTDESFWSEYNRSLGRAIYFPKKTPSNNEEYSTNNPTKRVNQCLLPLKE